One genomic window of Chrysiogenes arsenatis DSM 11915 includes the following:
- a CDS encoding diguanylate cyclase domain-containing protein: MGNNGNASNSASVLQDQFQQFFTAFPTALIVVDAHYKIVQVNNRFLAMSHISPEHIELMFLRDIIASEYLSAFDAFLAQRPQTAPAEESVFVQLRIDSVHIPVNLAVVTHFPTDLLRVPPRCIMLMVEGAQSVIDQLNEQHRLNKIFHTREPKNTREGSGQNLFTQQASALIVEYQVEAMQKLALRDPLTGLPNRRMLQDELCKTMVNNELNDGGYCALIFVDLDNFCTLNEALGIMGGDMILKMSAQRILNTINTDTCFLGRYGADEFMIIMKHIGNNVGYATEQVENLALRIREAISQPVGDGEETLHITAGIGIGLFRGQEITASDLLRRADTAMYYAKGNGREMLCFFSPALHSQLEYRARLSADLFAALPDNQFRLYYQLQFNREGKMFGAEVLLRWDHPERGFIAPADFIELAEENGLIVQIGSWVLETTXLPYPESMGKRSATFAAATRGEHWQTSFSAIGICAANLRPCPPRSNSTTQIKT, translated from the coding sequence ATGGGAAATAATGGTAATGCCTCAAATTCTGCTTCTGTATTACAGGATCAATTCCAGCAGTTTTTTACAGCATTTCCCACAGCGTTGATAGTTGTTGATGCGCATTACAAAATTGTGCAGGTCAATAATCGATTTCTTGCGATGTCTCATATTTCGCCGGAGCATATTGAACTGATGTTTCTGCGTGATATAATCGCCTCCGAATATCTTTCTGCGTTTGATGCATTTTTGGCGCAACGGCCACAAACAGCTCCTGCTGAAGAGAGTGTTTTTGTACAGCTCCGCATTGATTCTGTCCATATTCCCGTTAATCTTGCTGTGGTAACTCACTTTCCAACTGATTTACTCCGTGTACCACCTCGCTGCATTATGCTGATGGTAGAGGGGGCGCAAAGCGTTATTGATCAACTGAATGAACAGCACCGGCTGAATAAAATTTTTCATACCCGTGAACCGAAAAACACTCGCGAAGGGAGTGGTCAAAATCTTTTCACGCAGCAGGCTTCAGCGTTGATCGTTGAATATCAGGTCGAAGCGATGCAGAAACTTGCGTTGCGCGATCCATTAACCGGACTGCCGAATCGACGCATGCTGCAGGATGAATTATGTAAAACGATGGTAAATAATGAGCTGAATGATGGTGGCTACTGCGCGCTGATATTCGTTGATCTGGACAATTTTTGCACGCTGAACGAAGCACTTGGCATTATGGGCGGCGATATGATCCTCAAAATGTCTGCTCAGCGTATTCTGAACACGATCAACACCGATACGTGCTTTCTTGGTCGCTATGGTGCCGATGAATTTATGATTATCATGAAGCACATTGGCAATAATGTTGGGTACGCAACGGAACAAGTCGAAAATTTAGCGTTGCGCATTCGCGAAGCCATCTCACAGCCTGTTGGCGATGGGGAAGAAACACTGCATATCACCGCTGGTATCGGCATCGGGCTATTTCGTGGCCAGGAAATTACCGCCAGCGATTTGCTGCGTCGTGCTGACACGGCCATGTATTACGCGAAAGGCAACGGGCGCGAAATGCTCTGTTTCTTTAGCCCTGCGCTCCATTCTCAGCTCGAATACCGCGCTCGACTGAGTGCCGATCTTTTTGCCGCGCTACCAGACAATCAATTTCGTCTCTATTATCAACTCCAATTTAATCGCGAAGGGAAAATGTTCGGCGCCGAAGTATTGCTGCGTTGGGATCACCCGGAACGGGGCTTTATTGCGCCGGCAGATTTTATCGAGCTGGCCGAAGAGAATGGGTTAATTGTTCAGATCGGGTCGTGGGTGCTTGAAACCACCTNCCTGCCATACCCTGAAAGCATGGGAAAGCGATCCGCGACTTTCGCGGCTGCAACTCGCGGTGAACATTGGCAAACGTCATTTTCTGCAATCGGGATTTGTGCAGCAAATCTACGACCTTGTCCGCCTCGCTCAAATTCAACCACACAAATTAAAACTTGA
- a CDS encoding EAL domain-containing protein, giving the protein MNIGKRHFLQSGFVQQIYDLVRLAQIQPHKLKLEVTESILAENMQRSIQVLKDLSEIGVGVALDDFGTGYSSLKHLNELPLEQLKIDISFIANLDDTLNNSGDIVQSIMAIAEHMNFRVVAEGVETERQFEQLIEYGCHAFQGFLFDEPVPLNQLEKLAHDLSGE; this is encoded by the coding sequence GTGAACATTGGCAAACGTCATTTTCTGCAATCGGGATTTGTGCAGCAAATCTACGACCTTGTCCGCCTCGCTCAAATTCAACCACACAAATTAAAACTTGAAGTGACAGAATCAATCCTGGCGGAAAATATGCAACGTTCTATCCAGGTGTTAAAGGATCTCAGTGAAATAGGCGTTGGTGTTGCGCTTGACGATTTTGGCACCGGCTATTCGTCACTCAAGCACCTGAACGAACTTCCGCTGGAACAATTGAAAATTGATATCTCTTTTATTGCCAACTTGGATGATACCTTGAACAATAGTGGCGATATTGTCCAATCTATCATGGCAATCGCCGAGCATATGAACTTTCGGGTCGTTGCCGAAGGTGTTGAAACCGAAAGGCAATTTGAACAGTTGATTGAGTATGGGTGCCATGCCTTCCAAGGGTTTCTCTTCGATGAACCTGTACCGCTAAACCAACTGGAGAAACTGGCACACGATTTATCTGGAGAATAA
- a CDS encoding catalase, whose protein sequence is MSEKKLTTTGGAPVPDNQNVLTAGKRGPMLLQDVWFLEKLAHFDREVIPERRMHAKGSGAFGTFTVTHDITQYTKAKIFSEINKKTELFIRFSTVAGERGAADAERDIRGFAVKFYTEEGNWDLVGNNTPVFFLRDPLKFPDLNHAVKRDPRTNLRSAQNNWDFWTSLPEALHQVTITMSERGIPATYRHMHGFGSHTFSMINANNERVWVKFHLRSQQGIKNLTDAEAEAVIGKCRESHQRDLYDSIENGDFPRWTLLIQVMPEKDAATYPHNPFDLTKVWYHKDYPLIEVGVLELNRNPENYFADVEQAAFNPGNVVPGISFSPDKMLQGRLFSYGDAQRYRLGVNHHQIPVNKPRCPFHSYHRDGAMRTDGNHGGTLGYEPNSYGQWQQQPEFAEPPLSLEGAADHWNHREDDDYYTQPGKLFRLMSPAQQHVLFENTARAMGDAPKMIKVRHIGNCYKADPAYGEGVAKALGISMSDVPV, encoded by the coding sequence ATGAGTGAAAAGAAATTAACGACTACCGGTGGGGCTCCCGTTCCTGACAATCAAAATGTTCTGACTGCGGGAAAACGTGGGCCGATGTTGCTGCAAGATGTTTGGTTTTTAGAAAAACTGGCACATTTCGATCGCGAAGTGATACCCGAAAGACGGATGCACGCCAAAGGTTCCGGCGCTTTTGGGACGTTTACGGTCACACATGACATAACCCAGTATACAAAAGCGAAAATCTTTTCGGAAATCAACAAAAAAACCGAACTCTTTATTCGCTTTAGCACGGTTGCTGGTGAACGGGGAGCGGCAGACGCTGAACGCGATATTCGTGGCTTTGCAGTCAAATTCTATACCGAAGAAGGCAATTGGGATCTCGTCGGCAACAACACGCCGGTATTTTTCCTGCGCGATCCACTGAAGTTTCCTGATCTCAATCATGCCGTCAAACGCGACCCGCGCACCAACTTACGCAGTGCGCAGAATAACTGGGATTTTTGGACGTCGCTTCCAGAAGCGCTTCATCAGGTTACCATCACCATGAGCGAACGCGGTATTCCAGCAACGTATCGCCATATGCATGGATTTGGCAGCCATACCTTCAGTATGATCAATGCCAACAACGAGCGTGTGTGGGTCAAATTCCATCTCCGTTCGCAGCAAGGGATTAAAAACCTGACCGATGCCGAAGCAGAAGCTGTTATTGGTAAATGCCGTGAAAGCCACCAACGCGACCTGTACGACAGTATTGAAAATGGAGATTTTCCACGTTGGACCCTGTTGATTCAGGTTATGCCGGAAAAAGATGCGGCAACCTATCCCCATAACCCTTTTGATCTTACGAAGGTTTGGTATCATAAAGACTATCCATTGATCGAAGTGGGCGTGCTGGAGCTTAACCGCAATCCGGAAAACTACTTTGCAGATGTTGAACAAGCGGCGTTTAATCCTGGCAATGTGGTGCCGGGTATTAGCTTCTCGCCCGATAAAATGTTACAAGGGCGACTCTTCTCCTACGGTGATGCGCAACGTTATCGGTTAGGCGTCAATCACCACCAAATCCCAGTCAACAAGCCACGCTGTCCGTTCCACAGCTACCACCGAGACGGTGCTATGCGCACGGATGGCAATCATGGTGGCACGTTAGGGTATGAACCGAATAGCTATGGACAGTGGCAGCAGCAGCCGGAATTTGCCGAGCCACCACTATCGCTTGAAGGTGCGGCTGACCACTGGAACCATCGCGAAGATGACGACTATTACACGCAACCAGGGAAGTTGTTCCGCTTGATGTCACCAGCACAGCAGCACGTGTTGTTCGAAAACACCGCACGTGCGATGGGGGATGCCCCAAAAATGATTAAAGTTCGCCATATCGGTAACTGCTATAAAGCCGATCCGGCCTATGGCGAAGGTGTTGCCAAGGCGCTTGGCATCAGTATGAGTGACGTTCCTGTATAA
- a CDS encoding bacterioferritin, with product MHEKSITLLNQAVADEITALHQYMYFHFHCDDQGYDLLAMLFKRTAIEEMIHVEKLADRILFLGGDIVMQASDPVKPIKDVAKMLEMARQMEEHSALDYNRMANECGANADSATKKIFEELVLDEERHFDQYDNEIDNLKRFGENYLALQSMERSKSRSGMGAPTAQ from the coding sequence ATGCATGAAAAAAGCATTACGTTATTAAATCAGGCAGTAGCCGACGAAATCACCGCCTTGCATCAGTATATGTATTTTCACTTTCACTGTGATGATCAGGGGTACGACTTACTGGCAATGCTCTTTAAGCGCACCGCGATTGAAGAAATGATTCATGTGGAAAAGCTGGCTGATCGCATTCTTTTTCTGGGTGGCGATATTGTGATGCAAGCGAGCGACCCTGTGAAGCCGATCAAAGATGTGGCAAAAATGTTAGAAATGGCTCGCCAAATGGAAGAGCACAGTGCGCTCGATTACAACCGCATGGCCAACGAATGTGGTGCGAATGCAGATTCCGCGACCAAGAAAATTTTTGAAGAGCTGGTGTTGGACGAAGAGCGTCATTTCGACCAATATGATAATGAAATTGATAACCTGAAGCGGTTTGGCGAAAATTACCTTGCGCTGCAGTCGATGGAACGGAGCAAGAGCCGTAGCGGAATGGGTGCACCCACCGCGCAATAA
- a CDS encoding response regulator, giving the protein MKQATQQDLLLRMVSVRPFRSHFFLVLLLASFFIVSAAIFFNFIRNGHQRDTLHTYQVSQDVAWEAVSRIHQNTMQSYFRQHILSEDTLSILRMAQDSHTRDRARDLLYQHIAPTYKELQRLGLGQLQFHLPSSVSLLRMHMPERYGDDLSSIRPSVRRANETRSPVYAFETGRVISGFRMVFPIITAADEHLGTVEFSLPFETLRLEMQHLYPKREFQLILNREFIDPILFEELHHYYVTWTGNPAYLEEDPLRMLPYAPPQMSNTSRLKLQTLRTHQPFQQALASRIGGTFPLTHDGDSFVVILTPIRNTHDVVVGYLISIESAPELKQIQVTFWIQYTVAMILILIAAALLYSLLLSRQRSQQEKKYLEVIANTMAEGLYVSSTAGIITAINRAGAEILGYTPSEVIGQDGHALFHTHSCNNYLPPEQCPVMTAIKRQEPFFGEEIFRRKDGQLIPVRLSVKPFADKRSGSVITFSDISALKDTEAALRRSMEEAEAANRAKSDFLANMSHEIRTPMNAIIGLGELAIQDKDGCGSCKDSDAIFQIHSSSQMLLGILNNILDYSKIEAGKLELDNHVFSLITPCQQAISLFERAISDKGIRLELIFPPEAHTMVVGDSIRFGQIITNLISNALKFTEHGKIRFEITVVERTAQSIAFHFSLSDTGIGMDQQQVARVFQPFTQADTSITRRFGGTGLGLAIAHHMTDAMGGTLGVTSQPNFGTTFFFTLRFEYAKELAQAPLHLPVAAQSLSGCEILVAEDNEINQQVVCRMLQREGIVVTVAHNGAEAVQYAQNKAFALILMDLQMPIMDGYEATRRIREFAPFIPIIALTAAALVEEREKVLASGMNDHLSKPIRSEHLIRTISYWLDIEHTAGKGR; this is encoded by the coding sequence GTGAAACAAGCAACGCAACAAGATCTTCTTTTACGCATGGTGTCTGTCCGTCCGTTCCGTTCGCATTTCTTTCTCGTTCTTCTCCTTGCCTCATTTTTCATCGTCAGTGCCGCGATTTTTTTTAATTTTATTCGCAATGGGCACCAACGAGACACCTTACACACCTACCAAGTGTCTCAAGACGTTGCTTGGGAAGCGGTCAGCCGTATTCATCAAAACACCATGCAAAGTTACTTTCGGCAGCATATTCTATCGGAAGATACGCTCAGTATACTGCGTATGGCACAGGATTCACACACACGTGATCGAGCCAGAGATCTCTTGTATCAGCATATAGCACCAACTTATAAGGAATTGCAGCGCCTTGGCTTAGGGCAATTACAATTTCACCTCCCGTCAAGTGTCAGTTTACTCCGCATGCATATGCCTGAGCGGTATGGCGATGATTTAAGCTCCATTCGCCCTTCTGTGCGGCGAGCGAACGAAACACGCTCGCCCGTGTATGCCTTTGAGACAGGAAGGGTTATTTCCGGCTTTCGTATGGTATTCCCTATTATAACCGCTGCGGACGAGCACCTTGGAACCGTTGAATTCAGTTTGCCTTTTGAAACACTCCGGCTCGAAATGCAGCACCTCTATCCTAAACGTGAATTTCAATTAATTCTGAATAGAGAATTCATTGATCCGATACTTTTTGAAGAGCTGCACCACTATTATGTAACGTGGACAGGAAATCCCGCCTATTTGGAAGAAGATCCCCTACGCATGTTGCCGTATGCCCCACCGCAGATGAGCAATACCAGCCGACTGAAATTGCAAACGCTGCGTACACATCAACCCTTCCAACAGGCTCTTGCCAGTCGCATTGGTGGTACTTTTCCGCTCACACATGATGGCGACAGCTTTGTGGTGATTCTCACGCCGATTCGTAACACGCACGATGTGGTTGTAGGGTATCTTATTTCGATTGAGTCTGCTCCAGAGCTGAAGCAGATTCAGGTCACATTTTGGATTCAGTACACCGTAGCTATGATCTTGATTTTGATTGCGGCGGCATTGCTCTATTCACTCTTATTGAGTCGTCAGCGGAGCCAGCAAGAAAAAAAATATCTCGAAGTTATTGCCAATACGATGGCGGAAGGGCTGTATGTCAGCAGTACGGCAGGGATTATTACAGCCATTAACCGTGCAGGCGCCGAAATTCTGGGATATACCCCATCCGAAGTCATCGGCCAGGATGGCCACGCACTCTTCCATACCCATTCTTGTAATAACTACCTTCCGCCAGAGCAGTGCCCTGTCATGACGGCCATCAAACGACAGGAACCATTTTTTGGCGAAGAGATATTCCGCCGTAAAGATGGTCAACTCATTCCAGTTCGTTTATCGGTGAAACCGTTTGCTGACAAACGTAGCGGCTCTGTTATTACCTTTAGCGATATTAGTGCGCTGAAAGATACCGAAGCGGCTTTGCGCCGCAGCATGGAAGAAGCTGAAGCAGCCAATCGCGCAAAGTCAGATTTTCTGGCCAATATGAGTCACGAAATCCGGACGCCAATGAACGCCATTATTGGTTTGGGTGAACTGGCCATTCAGGACAAAGATGGTTGCGGAAGCTGTAAAGATAGTGATGCCATTTTCCAAATTCACAGCTCGTCGCAGATGTTATTGGGTATTCTGAATAACATACTGGACTATTCTAAAATCGAAGCCGGAAAACTGGAACTCGACAACCATGTGTTTTCTCTGATCACTCCGTGCCAGCAAGCCATATCACTTTTTGAACGGGCAATTAGCGACAAAGGGATCCGCCTAGAACTGATATTCCCCCCAGAAGCGCATACCATGGTGGTCGGAGATTCCATCCGTTTCGGGCAAATTATAACCAACCTCATCAGCAACGCACTGAAATTTACCGAACACGGAAAAATCCGTTTTGAAATCACCGTTGTCGAACGTACGGCACAAAGTATCGCCTTTCACTTTTCTCTTTCCGATACCGGTATTGGGATGGATCAACAACAAGTCGCGCGCGTATTTCAACCATTTACACAAGCAGACACCTCCATTACGCGCCGTTTTGGTGGTACGGGATTGGGGTTAGCCATTGCGCACCACATGACGGACGCAATGGGTGGCACACTTGGCGTTACTTCGCAGCCGAACTTTGGCACGACGTTCTTTTTTACCCTGCGATTTGAATATGCCAAAGAGTTGGCGCAAGCACCACTCCATCTCCCTGTGGCAGCTCAGTCGCTGAGCGGCTGTGAAATACTCGTGGCTGAAGATAATGAAATTAACCAGCAGGTTGTCTGCCGCATGTTACAACGGGAAGGGATAGTCGTAACGGTGGCTCACAACGGAGCTGAAGCGGTACAGTATGCGCAAAACAAGGCATTTGCTTTGATCTTAATGGATCTACAAATGCCTATAATGGATGGGTACGAAGCGACACGCCGTATCCGAGAATTTGCCCCGTTCATCCCGATTATCGCACTCACGGCCGCAGCATTGGTCGAAGAGCGGGAAAAAGTATTGGCGTCTGGGATGAATGATCACCTGAGTAAACCAATTCGTTCTGAACACCTCATCCGTACGATTAGCTATTGGCTGGATATTGAACACACTGCTGGGAAAGGGCGATAG
- a CDS encoding PhnD/SsuA/transferrin family substrate-binding protein, which produces MRLVCKTFCSVFIGFVLLPAYVQAHDTLRLGVFAYRSKPYLEKQLLTFINHLNAQLSTLQVELLILTKPEMEEKLARNELDLIFTNPSHYLDLRSRNSFTGVLATLLSYEKGILTSSLGGVILTRNDSDVFTLQDIKQKRIATPGRTFLGGYQTQVFELQQAGIHVPSDVTLVLAENQDAVVNAVLSGQADVGFVRTGILESLINEGRITEDQIRVINQQNFPGFPYVTSTRLYPEWPFLALPHVDDRHVRQIASVLLAMDENVLSARESNIGGFSPPADYFPVEQLARALQIPPYDIKHDITLHDLWEQYRVTSSTAFFFLAIIIVLLFALIRRNHALQTTLCELDAERQALRDADDVLQKTNLELSQALDYARDMAHQAEAANTAKSEFLANMSHEIRTPLNAIIGITEISQEQCRDENTKKFCAKIGHASHLLLGIINDILDFSKIEASKIEIERQPFSLPEIPRLMRDLFAHTASTKRIELISHFDPQLPAAVIGDSGRLAQVLTNVIGNAVKFTKTGSVTFDVTLAEQINETVLVRFTVRDTGIGMKQEQLARLFSAYTQADSSTTRRYGGTGLGLTIAKRLTELMGGTISLTSTFGVGTEVVIAIAFPVADTQPMRTPALAKIDLRGKKILVVEDNPLNVDVITYILQRMNAEVMHAENGAIAVKMVAEQPVDLILMDLQMPVMDGFEATRHIRSTHQTLPIIALTAAALAHDRERVLAAGMNDHLGKPIDRNALSAALHRWLLKNDYTGDTTTEART; this is translated from the coding sequence ATGCGACTGGTATGCAAAACATTCTGTAGTGTATTCATCGGTTTCGTGCTTCTGCCTGCATACGTGCAGGCGCACGATACATTGCGCTTAGGTGTCTTCGCGTATCGTTCCAAACCCTATCTTGAAAAACAACTGCTCACGTTTATCAACCACCTCAACGCGCAACTCAGCACGCTACAGGTAGAACTCTTGATTCTGACAAAGCCAGAAATGGAAGAAAAGCTGGCGCGCAATGAGTTAGATCTTATTTTTACCAACCCAAGCCACTACCTTGACTTGAGAAGCAGGAATTCATTTACCGGTGTGCTGGCCACGTTGCTGAGTTATGAAAAAGGGATCCTAACAAGCAGTCTCGGGGGAGTAATACTGACCCGCAATGACTCTGATGTTTTCACCCTGCAAGATATAAAGCAAAAACGGATTGCGACCCCTGGACGCACGTTCCTTGGAGGGTACCAGACGCAAGTCTTTGAACTCCAACAAGCCGGTATACATGTTCCAAGTGATGTCACGCTCGTACTTGCTGAGAATCAGGATGCAGTGGTCAATGCCGTTCTTAGCGGCCAAGCAGACGTTGGTTTTGTGCGCACCGGCATTCTAGAAAGTCTCATAAACGAGGGGCGAATAACGGAAGATCAGATTCGCGTCATCAATCAACAGAACTTTCCGGGATTTCCCTATGTAACCTCGACGCGGTTGTATCCCGAGTGGCCTTTTTTGGCGCTGCCGCATGTGGACGATCGTCATGTACGGCAAATTGCTTCCGTCTTGCTGGCAATGGATGAAAACGTGCTCTCCGCGCGTGAATCAAATATTGGTGGATTCAGTCCACCCGCCGACTATTTTCCGGTCGAACAATTAGCGCGTGCGCTACAAATTCCCCCGTATGATATCAAGCACGACATCACCCTGCATGATTTATGGGAACAATATCGCGTCACCAGTAGTACGGCATTTTTCTTCCTCGCTATTATTATCGTGTTGCTTTTCGCGCTTATCCGGCGCAATCACGCATTACAGACAACGTTATGCGAACTTGACGCAGAACGCCAAGCGCTGCGCGATGCCGATGACGTCTTACAAAAGACCAATCTGGAACTTTCCCAAGCCCTTGACTATGCACGCGATATGGCGCACCAAGCTGAAGCGGCCAATACGGCCAAATCGGAATTTCTTGCTAATATGAGTCACGAAATCCGCACTCCCTTAAACGCCATTATTGGCATCACCGAAATTTCGCAAGAACAGTGTCGCGACGAAAATACCAAGAAATTTTGTGCGAAAATAGGGCACGCGTCACACCTGTTGCTGGGAATTATTAACGACATTCTCGATTTTTCTAAGATCGAAGCGAGTAAAATTGAAATCGAACGCCAGCCATTTTCTTTACCGGAAATACCTCGCCTGATGCGCGATCTGTTTGCGCACACGGCATCGACCAAAAGGATCGAATTGATAAGCCATTTCGATCCACAGCTCCCTGCTGCCGTCATCGGAGATTCTGGACGTTTGGCACAGGTGTTGACGAATGTTATCGGCAATGCCGTTAAATTTACAAAAACTGGGTCAGTGACGTTTGATGTCACGCTGGCGGAACAGATCAATGAGACGGTGCTCGTCCGATTTACCGTACGCGATACCGGGATCGGGATGAAGCAAGAGCAACTCGCGCGACTTTTTTCGGCCTATACACAAGCCGACTCCTCTACCACGCGCCGCTATGGTGGAACAGGCCTTGGGCTAACGATAGCCAAACGGTTGACGGAGCTAATGGGTGGTACGATATCACTGACAAGTACATTCGGCGTCGGGACAGAAGTGGTGATAGCAATAGCGTTTCCCGTTGCTGACACGCAACCAATGCGCACGCCAGCCCTTGCCAAAATTGACCTGAGGGGAAAGAAAATTTTAGTTGTGGAAGATAATCCCCTGAATGTCGACGTAATCACGTATATTCTCCAACGGATGAACGCCGAGGTAATGCACGCCGAAAATGGCGCCATCGCCGTGAAAATGGTCGCCGAACAACCGGTTGACCTTATACTAATGGATTTGCAAATGCCTGTAATGGATGGGTTTGAAGCAACTCGGCACATTCGCTCGACCCATCAGACGTTACCGATTATAGCATTGACGGCTGCGGCGTTGGCTCACGACAGGGAGCGGGTGCTGGCAGCGGGAATGAACGACCACTTAGGCAAACCAATCGACCGCAATGCGTTATCTGCTGCGCTCCATCGTTGGTTGCTCAAAAATGATTATACTGGCGATACTACAACGGAGGCACGTACGTGA